A stretch of Phoenix dactylifera cultivar Barhee BC4 chromosome 16, palm_55x_up_171113_PBpolish2nd_filt_p, whole genome shotgun sequence DNA encodes these proteins:
- the LOC120104097 gene encoding uncharacterized protein LOC120104097 yields MDQDKQANAHASGCQSIIPEGYLGMELLIQTSAQIESLLLGYNLYGYVDGNLKCPSASTATSSTPDSTVSAIYIHWFCQDKLILSVILASVSDVVIPLIATSKTSQDAWSKLTKLYTSHSYTRVMQLKEELTLIQHGSRNVTEILQTIKALIDELALIDAPLSDDDITLYVLNGLGTEYQNIAAPIRARESSPSFEELHNLLVGIESYLKRLEASSQALVVTANST; encoded by the exons ATGGATCAAGataagcaagcaaatgctcatGCATCTGGTTGCCAATCCATCATACCTGAAGGTTACTTGGGCATGGAGCTGCTTATACAGACA AGTGCTCAAATTGAGTCTCTTCTTCTTGGCTATAACCTATATGGTTATGTCGATGGCAATCTCAAATGTCCTTCAGCATCTACTGCTACATCATCGACACCCGATTCAACGGTTAGTGCTATCTATATCCACTGGTTCTGTCAAGACAAACTTATTTTGAGTGTCATTCTTGCATCGGTCTCTGATGTTGTGATACCTCTCATAGCAACCTCGAAAACATCCCAAGATGCCTGGAGTAAGCTGACCAAACTTTATACCAGCCATTCCTACACTCGTGTCATGCAGCTCAAGGAAGAGCTAACCCTCATTCAGCATGGTAGCCGCAACGTTACTGAGATTTTACAAACTATAAAAGCTCTTATTGATGAACTTGCACTTATTGATGCCCCATTATCTGATGATGATATCACCCTTTATGTACTAAACGGTCTTGGCACTGAATACCAAAACATTGCTGCTCCGATTCGAGCAAGGGAGTCCTCCCCGTCTTTCGAAGAGCTCCATAATCTGCTGGTAGGCATTGAGTCCTATTTAAAGCGCCTTGAAGCCTCCTCTCAAGCGTTGGTGGTCACTGCAAATTCCACCTAG